DNA from Krasilnikovia cinnamomea:
GGTACGCCGCGAGCGTGTGCTCGGGCAGCGCCTCAGAGGAGCCGCGGTGCGCGAACACGAGCGGGCGGTCGGCGCTCACAGGACGTGGGCCGGCTGACCGTTCTCGCTGACCATGTCGCGGCCGACCGCGGCCCAGGACTGCATGCCGCCGTCGAGGTTGCGCACGTTGTCCCAGCCGTTGCCGGACAGGTACGACACCACCTGGCCGGAGCGGCCGCCGGAGCGGCACACCACCACCACGTCGGCGTCCTGCGGCACCTCGGCCATCCGCGCCGGGATCTCCATCATCGGTACGTGGTGAGCCCCGGGCGCGTGCCCGGCCGCCCACTCGTCGGGCTCCCGTACGTCGATGAGGTATGCGTCGGGGCCGACCTCGGCCGCGCCCACGCTGGGTACCTGTGGTCCGAACACGGCTCTCAGCCTAGGGCTATTTCTCGCTCGAGATGACATCCGGGTGGTTGACGATGAACTCGCCCACCTTGTCCTCCTGGACCGCCTTGAACATCTCCATGCTTTCGGGGGTGATGGTCTCCTGGCCCGCGCCGTTGCCCGCGAACGTGCCCTTGTTCGTGCGCAGCATCACCAGGTCGTTGGCGGCGATGCCCTTGAGTCCGAAGATGAAGTCCTGGACCGGCACCCCGCCGGTGTCGAGTACGAACGCCTTGCCCGCCGCCTTGATCAGCTGGGTGGCCTTGAGCGGGTTGGTCAGCGCCCCGCTGCTGCTGGCCTTCTTGGCCATCGCCTTGATGAGCTGCCGCTGGTTGTCCTGCCGGTCGTAGTCGCCGTTCTTGAGCCCGTACCGCTGGCGGGAGTAGTCGAGCGCCTCCCAGC
Protein-coding regions in this window:
- a CDS encoding rhodanese-like domain-containing protein — its product is MFGPQVPSVGAAEVGPDAYLIDVREPDEWAAGHAPGAHHVPMMEIPARMAEVPQDADVVVVCRSGGRSGQVVSYLSGNGWDNVRNLDGGMQSWAAVGRDMVSENGQPAHVL